One segment of Clostridium botulinum DNA contains the following:
- a CDS encoding ABC transporter permease: MSKKESLNSILAVVLGLIAGAILMALIGDNPVDGYSYLFRGGLMNIERIGNTLATATPLVLTGLSVAFAFKTGLFNIGTPGQMLFGGFAATAVGLTCYNSMPRPILLLVMIIVGAVAGALWAFIPGLLKAKFNVNEVVSTIMMNWACYWIVYYTIPAYFKGETLETESRLLPEVASLKTPMLTKLFEGSYINLGILIAILAVIIVGFILNKTVLGYELKAVGFNRDAAEYAGMSVNKNVIYAMMIAGALSGLAGVAQYVGNASNIQIGVMPTQGFDGIAVSLLGANNPIGVFISAIFFGLLYSGKGFMNANTSIPPEIADTIIATIIYFAATSAVVPMVYNKFKRKKELKNEQKVGNTGTGLLPNDENNKSSDDTEEIKNKEEK; encoded by the coding sequence GTGAGTAAAAAAGAAAGTTTAAATTCCATACTTGCAGTTGTTTTAGGGTTAATTGCAGGTGCAATATTAATGGCTCTTATTGGAGATAATCCTGTAGATGGATATTCATATCTATTTAGAGGCGGTTTAATGAACATAGAAAGAATTGGTAATACTTTAGCGACAGCTACACCATTAGTACTTACAGGGCTTTCAGTTGCATTTGCATTTAAGACAGGTCTTTTTAATATTGGAACTCCTGGACAAATGTTATTTGGTGGTTTTGCTGCTACAGCAGTAGGATTAACTTGCTACAACAGTATGCCAAGACCAATATTATTATTAGTGATGATAATTGTGGGAGCGGTTGCAGGTGCACTTTGGGCATTTATACCAGGATTATTAAAAGCTAAATTTAATGTAAATGAAGTTGTATCTACTATTATGATGAACTGGGCTTGTTATTGGATAGTTTATTATACAATTCCAGCTTATTTTAAAGGAGAAACTTTAGAAACTGAATCAAGACTACTTCCAGAAGTAGCATCTTTAAAAACACCAATGCTTACTAAATTATTTGAAGGATCTTATATAAACTTAGGAATTCTTATTGCAATTTTAGCCGTTATTATAGTTGGATTTATATTAAATAAAACAGTTTTAGGTTATGAATTAAAAGCTGTAGGATTTAATAGAGATGCGGCTGAATATGCGGGTATGTCTGTAAATAAAAATGTAATTTACGCTATGATGATTGCAGGTGCACTTTCAGGACTTGCAGGTGTAGCTCAATATGTAGGAAATGCGTCTAATATACAAATTGGTGTAATGCCAACTCAAGGTTTTGATGGTATCGCAGTATCATTACTAGGTGCTAACAATCCTATAGGTGTATTTATATCAGCAATATTCTTTGGGCTATTATATTCAGGTAAAGGATTTATGAATGCTAATACAAGTATTCCACCTGAAATTGCAGATACTATAATAGCAACTATTATATATTTCGCAGCTACAAGTGCAGTTGTACCTATGGTATATAATAAATTTAAACGTAAAAAAGAATTAAAGAACGAACAAAAGGTAGGTAATACGGGAACCGGGCTATTGCCTAATGATGAAAATAATAAATCCTCAGATGATACTGAGGAAATAAAGAACAAGGAGGAGAAGTAA
- a CDS encoding ABC transporter ATP-binding protein encodes MEYVVEMLNIRKEFPGIVANDNITVRLKKGEIHALLGENGAGKSTLMSVLFGMYQPERGVIKVRGKEVKISNPNVANDLGIGMVHQHFKLVHNFTVTENIILGCEPKKGLTVDIKSAAKKIKELSEKYSLNVDPYAKIEDITVGMQQRVEILKMLYRNAEVLILDEPTAVLTPQEIDELMKIMKNLIKEGKSIIIITHKLKEIKAVADNCTVIRRGKYIGTVNVQETSQAKMAEMMVGRPVSFNVEKEDKEPGEVILKVDNLSVMNNKKVLGLKNFSIEVKAGEILGVAGVEGNGQSELIEAITGMRSVQSGKVYFEGKDITDMSIRKRIDSGIAHIPEDRQKRGLVLDYTIEDNIVLEIYGREPFSKHGLLNREAIHNYAEKIIEEFDVRSGEGGASFARTMSGGNQQKAIIGREIELDPDLLIAVQPTRGLDVGSIEYIHKRLVEQRDAGKAVLLISLELSEVLNLSDRIAIINSGELIGTVNASETNENEVGLMMAGIQRGNEA; translated from the coding sequence ATGGAATATGTAGTTGAAATGCTAAATATCCGTAAGGAATTCCCAGGTATAGTTGCAAATGATAATATTACCGTAAGACTAAAAAAAGGTGAAATTCATGCATTACTTGGTGAAAACGGTGCGGGTAAATCTACATTAATGTCAGTTCTTTTTGGTATGTATCAACCAGAAAGAGGAGTTATAAAGGTAAGAGGAAAAGAAGTTAAAATATCTAATCCAAATGTTGCAAATGATTTAGGAATAGGAATGGTGCATCAACATTTTAAATTAGTACACAATTTTACAGTAACTGAAAATATAATTTTAGGATGCGAACCTAAAAAAGGCTTAACAGTTGATATAAAAAGTGCTGCTAAAAAAATTAAAGAACTATCTGAAAAGTACTCATTAAATGTTGATCCATATGCCAAAATAGAGGATATAACAGTAGGTATGCAACAAAGAGTTGAAATCTTAAAAATGCTTTACAGAAATGCTGAAGTACTAATTTTAGATGAACCAACAGCTGTACTTACACCACAAGAAATAGATGAACTTATGAAAATTATGAAGAATCTTATAAAAGAAGGTAAGTCTATAATTATCATAACTCATAAGCTTAAAGAAATTAAAGCTGTTGCAGATAACTGTACTGTTATTAGACGTGGAAAATATATAGGAACAGTTAATGTGCAAGAAACATCTCAAGCAAAGATGGCAGAAATGATGGTTGGAAGACCAGTAAGCTTTAATGTAGAGAAAGAAGACAAAGAACCAGGAGAGGTAATTTTAAAAGTTGATAACCTTTCTGTAATGAATAACAAAAAAGTACTTGGTCTTAAGAATTTTTCAATTGAAGTTAAAGCAGGAGAAATTCTTGGTGTTGCTGGAGTAGAAGGTAATGGACAATCAGAATTAATCGAAGCTATTACTGGAATGAGAAGTGTACAATCTGGAAAAGTATATTTTGAAGGTAAGGATATTACCGATATGTCAATACGTAAGCGTATAGATAGCGGAATAGCACATATTCCAGAAGATAGACAAAAAAGAGGACTAGTTTTAGATTATACTATTGAAGATAATATTGTTCTTGAAATATATGGAAGAGAACCGTTTTCTAAACATGGATTATTAAATAGAGAAGCTATACACAATTATGCTGAAAAAATTATTGAGGAATTTGATGTTAGATCAGGAGAAGGTGGAGCATCTTTTGCTAGAACAATGTCAGGTGGTAATCAACAAAAAGCTATAATTGGTCGTGAAATTGAATTAGATCCAGATTTACTAATAGCAGTTCAACCAACTAGAGGTTTGGATGTAGGTTCTATAGAATACATTCATAAAAGACTTGTAGAACAAAGAGATGCAGGAAAAGCAGTTCTACTTATATCTTTAGAATTAAGTGAAGTCTTAAATTTATCAGATAGAATTGCAATCATTAATAGCGGTGAACTAATCGGTACTGTTAATGCTTCAGAAACAAATGAAAATGAAGTCGGCTTAATGATGGCTGGTATTCAAAGGGGGAACGAAGCGTGA
- a CDS encoding BMP family lipoprotein gives MKKKLLSLLAISAITVSMFAGCGGSSTGTSDSKGGEQIKVGMVTDSGTIDDKSFNQGTWEGIQKAEKDLGIAQPKYLKPNGETEADYMKEIGNLYDAGFRLIATPGFKFETAIFKSQEKYKDAKFVLIDGTPNSGGKDPEYKVDENSVSILFAEHQAGFLAGVATSVELKEGDLGFIGGMEIPAVQKFNWGFQQGVAYANEKLGTKMSLKADNILYQGTFNDTAAGQQLAAQMYDRGVKAIFCAAGGVGNGVITEAKTRIGSGSQVWVVGVDRDQFDDGVYADGKSVILTSAVKKVEAASFDMVKAVKEGTFPGGQTLTFDVTKDAVGIPAKNPNLSEATMKTVAEVNEKVKDGTITVAGEQGNLVK, from the coding sequence ATGAAAAAGAAATTATTATCATTATTAGCTATTTCTGCAATAACAGTATCAATGTTTGCTGGTTGTGGAGGATCTAGTACAGGAACTAGTGATTCAAAGGGTGGAGAACAAATTAAAGTAGGTATGGTTACAGACTCAGGAACAATAGATGATAAGTCATTTAACCAAGGTACTTGGGAAGGAATTCAAAAGGCTGAAAAAGACCTTGGAATTGCACAACCTAAATACTTAAAACCTAATGGAGAAACTGAAGCAGATTATATGAAGGAAATAGGAAACCTTTATGATGCTGGATTTAGATTAATAGCTACTCCAGGATTTAAATTTGAAACTGCAATATTTAAATCACAAGAAAAATATAAAGATGCAAAATTTGTTTTAATTGATGGTACTCCAAATAGTGGTGGAAAAGATCCAGAATATAAAGTAGATGAAAACAGTGTTTCTATTTTATTTGCTGAACATCAAGCAGGATTTTTAGCAGGTGTTGCTACATCTGTTGAATTAAAAGAAGGAGACCTAGGATTTATAGGTGGTATGGAAATACCAGCAGTACAAAAATTCAACTGGGGATTCCAACAAGGTGTTGCTTATGCTAATGAAAAATTAGGAACTAAAATGTCATTAAAAGCAGACAATATATTATATCAAGGTACATTTAATGATACAGCAGCAGGACAACAATTAGCAGCTCAAATGTATGACAGAGGTGTTAAAGCTATATTCTGTGCAGCTGGTGGAGTTGGTAACGGAGTTATAACAGAAGCTAAGACTAGAATTGGATCAGGAAGTCAAGTATGGGTAGTTGGTGTTGACAGAGACCAATTTGATGATGGTGTATATGCAGATGGTAAATCAGTAATTCTTACTTCAGCAGTTAAAAAAGTAGAAGCTGCAAGTTTTGATATGGTAAAAGCAGTTAAAGAAGGAACTTTCCCAGGAGGTCAAACTTTAACATTTGATGTTACAAAAGATGCAGTAGGTATTCCAGCAAAGAATCCTAACTTATCAGAAGCAACAATGAAAACAGTTGCTGAAGTAAATGAAAAAGTTAAAGATGGAACAATAACAGTTGCAGGTGAACAAGGAAACTTAGTAAAATAA
- a CDS encoding LacI family DNA-binding transcriptional regulator: MGATINDIAKIADVSSTTVSRVLNNSGYVKEETRQKVLNVIKEMNYTPSAIARSLSKSETNTIGIIVPDITNNYFGEIIKGISEIAEEKNLNIVLFNTDNSLEKELKALKSAKAQRIKGIIMTPAFGDGNFKNKYTTLIEQLNIPVVLVSADIKYSNLSGVFVDNLKCGLDATRLLISEGHKKIGIITGNINSDATMDMLSGYKKALIESDINIIDEYIFNADFKAEIAYKLTNNIFKMKDKPTALVICSNMMTMGAIRALIDSKKKTPEDISIVGINRVDFLDIVGLQVTYVEDSPIKLGKSSMDMLWEIINNKNDKSIRRTIMAPRIICNGSEKKMY, translated from the coding sequence ATGGGGGCCACGATAAATGATATTGCTAAAATAGCAGATGTATCATCTACAACAGTTTCAAGGGTATTAAACAATTCGGGTTATGTAAAAGAAGAGACTAGACAAAAAGTTTTAAATGTTATAAAAGAAATGAATTATACTCCAAGTGCTATTGCTAGAAGCCTTTCTAAAAGTGAAACGAATACAATTGGAATTATTGTTCCAGACATAACTAACAATTATTTTGGAGAAATAATAAAAGGAATAAGTGAAATTGCAGAAGAAAAAAATTTAAATATAGTATTATTTAATACAGATAATTCTTTAGAAAAAGAATTAAAGGCATTAAAATCTGCAAAGGCTCAAAGAATAAAAGGAATAATAATGACACCCGCTTTTGGAGATGGTAATTTTAAAAACAAGTATACTACATTAATAGAACAATTAAATATACCAGTTGTTTTAGTATCTGCAGATATAAAATACAGTAATTTAAGTGGGGTTTTTGTAGATAATTTAAAATGTGGACTAGATGCTACTAGATTATTAATAAGCGAAGGACATAAAAAAATAGGAATAATAACAGGTAATATAAATTCTGATGCAACTATGGACATGCTTTCAGGATATAAAAAAGCACTTATCGAAAGTGACATTAATATTATAGACGAGTATATTTTTAATGCAGATTTTAAAGCAGAAATAGCTTATAAATTAACTAATAATATATTTAAAATGAAAGATAAACCAACAGCATTGGTTATTTGTAGCAATATGATGACTATGGGAGCAATAAGAGCGCTTATAGATTCGAAAAAGAAAACACCAGAGGATATATCTATTGTAGGAATAAATAGAGTCGATTTTTTAGATATAGTAGGATTACAAGTTACATATGTAGAGGATTCACCAATAAAACTTGGAAAGAGTTCCATGGATATGCTTTGGGAAATAATAAATAATAAAAATGATAAATCTATAAGGAGAACTATAATGGCTCCAAGAATAATATGTAATGGTTCAGAGAAAAAAATGTATTGA
- a CDS encoding aminotransferase class I/II-fold pyridoxal phosphate-dependent enzyme, which translates to MILENMIKKNVREMPPSGIRKYFDMINEMEGVISLGVGEPDFVTPWNVREAGIYSLEKGHTHYSSNAGFIELRHEISKYLYRRFNLSYNPTDEIIVTVGGSEGIDIALRALVGPGDEVIIPEPSFVAYKGCTTFTGATPKVINLRAEDEFKLTPELLEEAITPKTKVVIIPFPNNPTGAIMTREELTKIVEVLKDKDIIVISDEIYAELCYDEEHVSIASFPEMRDKTLVINGFSKAYAMTGWRLGYLCGHPTLIDAMKKIHQYAIMCSPTTAQYAAIEAMKNGDKNVQTMVREYNRRRRVLVDGFRKMGLDCFEPLGAFYVFPSIKSTGMTSDEFCEQLLINEKVLTVPGNAFGDCGEGFIRACYASSMDNIMEALKRIERFIDKINK; encoded by the coding sequence ATGATACTAGAGAATATGATTAAGAAGAACGTAAGAGAAATGCCACCATCAGGAATAAGAAAATATTTTGATATGATTAATGAAATGGAAGGGGTTATATCATTAGGTGTTGGTGAACCAGATTTCGTTACTCCTTGGAATGTTAGGGAAGCAGGAATTTATTCATTAGAAAAAGGACACACTCATTATTCATCAAATGCAGGATTTATAGAACTTAGACATGAAATATCTAAATATTTATATAGAAGATTTAATCTTAGTTATAATCCGACTGATGAAATAATAGTTACAGTAGGTGGAAGTGAAGGAATAGATATAGCACTTAGAGCATTAGTTGGACCAGGAGATGAAGTTATAATACCGGAACCAAGTTTTGTTGCATACAAGGGGTGTACAACTTTTACAGGAGCAACACCTAAAGTTATAAATCTTAGAGCGGAAGATGAATTTAAACTTACTCCAGAACTTTTAGAAGAAGCAATAACTCCAAAAACTAAAGTTGTAATAATACCGTTTCCTAATAATCCTACTGGTGCAATTATGACTAGAGAAGAATTGACTAAAATAGTAGAGGTTTTAAAAGATAAAGATATAATTGTTATATCTGATGAGATATATGCAGAGCTTTGTTATGATGAAGAACACGTTTCTATAGCATCTTTCCCAGAAATGAGAGATAAAACATTAGTTATAAATGGTTTTTCAAAAGCATATGCTATGACAGGTTGGAGGCTAGGATATTTATGTGGACATCCAACTTTAATAGACGCTATGAAAAAAATACATCAGTATGCTATAATGTGTTCGCCAACAACAGCTCAATATGCAGCAATAGAGGCAATGAAAAATGGTGATAAAAATGTACAGACAATGGTTAGAGAGTACAATAGAAGAAGAAGAGTATTAGTTGATGGATTTAGAAAAATGGGATTAGATTGTTTTGAACCATTAGGAGCATTTTATGTATTTCCATCTATAAAATCAACAGGTATGACATCTGACGAATTTTGTGAACAACTTCTTATAAATGAAAAAGTACTTACTGTTCCTGGAAATGCATTTGGTGATTGTGGCGAAGGTTTTATTAGAGCTTGTTATGCATCTTCTATGGATAATATAATGGAAGCACTTAAAAGAATAGAAAGATTTATTGATAAAATAAACAAGTAG
- a CDS encoding Lrp/AsnC family transcriptional regulator has product MEEVLEILEKNSRYTDEQIATMAGKSVDEVKVAIKDYEDKSIIAGYTTLINWENTGKETVTALIEVKITPQRGEGFDNVAERIYKFSEVTACYLMSGGFDLTVIVEGKTMKEVALFVSEKLAVQEYVLSTSTHFVLRKYKDHGTIFKEKKIDDREAIFI; this is encoded by the coding sequence ATGGAAGAAGTATTAGAAATATTAGAAAAAAATAGTCGTTATACTGATGAACAAATAGCAACTATGGCTGGAAAAAGTGTTGATGAGGTTAAAGTTGCGATTAAAGATTATGAAGATAAAAGTATTATAGCGGGATATACTACTTTAATTAATTGGGAAAATACAGGTAAAGAAACTGTTACAGCACTAATTGAAGTTAAAATAACTCCTCAAAGAGGAGAGGGCTTTGATAATGTTGCAGAAAGAATATATAAATTTTCAGAAGTTACGGCTTGCTATTTAATGTCTGGTGGATTTGATTTAACAGTTATAGTAGAAGGAAAAACTATGAAAGAAGTAGCTCTTTTTGTATCAGAAAAACTTGCTGTTCAAGAATATGTATTAAGTACTAGTACACATTTTGTTTTAAGAAAATATAAGGATCATGGAACAATATTTAAAGAAAAGAAAATTGATGATAGGGAGGCAATATTTATATGA
- the pulA gene encoding type I pullulanase, whose amino-acid sequence MMQSILYEHENYCGKLGAIYSEEKTKFILWAPISKSVRVILYYKEKNEVFDMKKGEKGIWSLELLGDFNGVYYNYLVNNDQNEIEVVDPYAKAVNVNGNRGMIIDLESTNPKDWDEDIKPKFTNATDAVIYEIHVRDFSISETSGVNDKFKGKYNGVYEKETKIPGTNYPTCLEYIKELGITHVHLMPTFDYATVDESNVNSENYNWGYDPKNFNVPEGSYSLDPFNGEKRIIEFKNMIKTLHANGIRVIMDVVYNHTHSTYSSNLNCIVPSYYYRQNNDGWFSNGSGCGNELATERKMVKKFIIDSLLYWANEYHIDGFRFDLMGLYDIEIMKDIRKSLDKIDKSILMYGEGWTGGASPLPEWDKCIKFNISKFGDMNIAAFSDDIRDGIKGNVFDSHSKGFISGAGILEETIKFGVVASTKHNQINYESLKYSKFPWANEPYQTVTYASAHDNYTLWDKICLSNNNFSKEDLKAMNKLSAAIILTSQGIAFFQAGEEFLRTKKNKDGSLNGNSYNSPDSVNELQWNRTVEYKDVVDYYKGLIRLRKFCKGFRMESSNEIRENLRFLERERNFYNDKVVGFNIDLNYLQINWKQICVIYNANLNSVEVKLDKNGWNIIVNENEAGINKLSYVDNNIVRVPKLSCYVLVKE is encoded by the coding sequence ATGATGCAATCTATATTATATGAACATGAAAATTATTGTGGCAAATTAGGAGCAATTTATTCTGAAGAAAAAACAAAGTTTATATTATGGGCTCCAATTTCAAAAAGTGTAAGAGTAATATTATATTACAAAGAAAAAAATGAAGTTTTTGATATGAAAAAGGGAGAAAAAGGTATATGGAGTTTAGAACTCTTGGGAGATTTTAATGGAGTTTACTATAATTATTTGGTTAATAATGATCAAAATGAAATAGAAGTTGTAGATCCATATGCTAAAGCAGTAAATGTAAATGGAAATAGGGGAATGATAATTGACTTAGAGTCTACTAATCCTAAAGATTGGGATGAAGATATCAAGCCTAAATTTACAAATGCAACAGATGCTGTTATATATGAAATACATGTAAGAGATTTTTCAATAAGTGAAACATCAGGTGTTAATGATAAGTTTAAAGGAAAGTATAATGGGGTTTATGAGAAGGAAACTAAGATTCCAGGAACCAATTACCCTACATGTTTAGAGTATATAAAAGAGTTAGGAATAACACATGTTCATTTAATGCCAACATTTGATTATGCAACAGTAGATGAATCTAATGTTAATTCTGAAAATTATAATTGGGGATATGATCCTAAAAATTTCAATGTACCAGAAGGATCATATTCTTTAGATCCTTTTAATGGGGAAAAACGAATAATAGAATTTAAGAATATGATTAAAACTTTACATGCAAATGGTATAAGAGTGATTATGGATGTTGTATATAACCACACACATTCAACATATAGTTCTAATTTAAATTGCATAGTCCCCAGTTACTACTATAGACAAAATAATGATGGGTGGTTTTCTAATGGGTCTGGGTGCGGAAATGAATTAGCAACAGAAAGAAAGATGGTTAAAAAATTTATAATTGATTCATTATTATATTGGGCAAATGAGTATCATATAGATGGTTTTAGATTTGATTTAATGGGATTATATGATATAGAAATTATGAAAGATATAAGAAAAAGCTTGGATAAAATAGATAAATCCATACTTATGTATGGTGAAGGTTGGACAGGTGGTGCATCTCCTTTACCAGAATGGGATAAATGTATTAAGTTTAATATTAGTAAATTTGGAGACATGAATATAGCAGCATTTAGTGATGATATTAGAGATGGAATAAAAGGAAATGTATTTGATTCTCATTCAAAAGGGTTTATAAGTGGTGCAGGAATTTTAGAAGAGACTATTAAATTTGGAGTAGTAGCGTCTACAAAGCATAATCAAATAAATTATGAAAGTTTAAAATATAGCAAATTTCCATGGGCAAATGAACCGTATCAAACAGTAACATATGCGTCTGCGCATGATAATTATACATTATGGGATAAGATATGTCTGTCTAATAATAATTTTTCAAAAGAAGATTTAAAAGCCATGAATAAATTGTCTGCGGCTATAATTTTAACTTCTCAAGGTATTGCATTTTTTCAAGCAGGAGAAGAATTTTTAAGAACTAAGAAAAATAAGGATGGAAGCTTAAATGGCAATAGTTATAATTCACCTGATAGTGTAAATGAATTACAATGGAATAGAACTGTAGAATACAAAGATGTTGTAGATTATTATAAAGGATTAATTAGGCTTAGAAAATTTTGCAAAGGGTTTAGAATGGAAAGTAGCAATGAGATAAGAGAAAATTTAAGATTCTTAGAAAGGGAAAGGAATTTTTATAATGATAAAGTAGTTGGATTTAATATAGACTTAAATTATTTACAGATTAATTGGAAACAAATTTGTGTAATATATAATGCAAACTTGAATTCAGTTGAAGTTAAACTAGATAAAAATGGATGGAATATTATTGTTAATGAAAATGAAGCTGGAATAAATAAATTATCATATGTAGATAATAATATAGTAAGAGTTCCTAAATTAAGTTGTTATGTATTAGTAAAAGAATAA
- a CDS encoding MetS family NSS transporter small subunit codes for MNSIAITFFSLGAIVLWGGLMLTLGITIYNEKKLKMQ; via the coding sequence ATGAACAGTATAGCAATAACTTTCTTTAGCTTAGGAGCAATAGTTTTATGGGGCGGCTTAATGTTAACATTAGGTATAACAATTTATAATGAGAAAAAATTAAAAATGCAATAG
- a CDS encoding sodium-dependent transporter, translating into MNEKRDQWGSKLGFILSAVGSAVGLGNIWRFPYVAYSNGGGAFLIPYFFAIFTAGIPLLILEYGMGHKYKGSTPLAMARAKKKWEWLGWWPTISAFIILCYYSMILSWAINYLRFSFTRGWGNDSNSFFHNDFLQLTSSPFDFGGMVWPIFIGIAIIWLINWTICYKGIKGGIEKVNKVLLPMLIIIMVVIAIRGVTLEGASLGLNTLFTPDWSKVLDPKVWVAAYGQVFFSLSLAMGIMITYSSYLPKKTDINNSAFMTAFANCGFEFLCAIAVFGILGYMANVQGVPVSEVVSSGVGLAFVVFPEVFSAMGSWGTILGVLFFACLIFAGITSTVSLTEAVSAPFVDKFGWKRNKVITVFCLIGFSISSAFASGAGLYLLDIIDNFINNYGIVVVGLLEVTLVGWILKPYTIREHTNEISYFRIGKWWDVTVKYVTPAILIFMLIQSLITEIKSPYGGYSLSALFMYGWSVILIGIVSAIIITKRPWKNKNMSNFDN; encoded by the coding sequence ATGAATGAAAAACGTGATCAATGGGGGAGTAAATTGGGGTTTATTCTTTCAGCTGTTGGGTCAGCAGTAGGGTTAGGAAATATATGGAGATTTCCGTATGTGGCATATTCTAATGGTGGAGGAGCATTTTTAATTCCGTATTTCTTTGCTATTTTTACAGCTGGAATACCCTTATTAATATTAGAATATGGAATGGGGCATAAATATAAAGGATCAACACCACTTGCAATGGCAAGAGCAAAGAAAAAATGGGAATGGCTTGGTTGGTGGCCTACAATTAGTGCATTTATTATACTATGCTATTATTCAATGATTTTAAGTTGGGCTATTAATTATTTAAGATTTAGTTTTACCAGGGGTTGGGGAAATGATTCAAATTCATTTTTCCATAATGATTTTTTACAGTTAACTTCATCACCATTCGATTTTGGTGGGATGGTTTGGCCTATATTTATAGGAATTGCTATTATTTGGTTAATTAATTGGACTATTTGTTATAAAGGAATAAAAGGTGGAATAGAAAAAGTAAATAAAGTTTTATTACCAATGTTAATAATAATTATGGTTGTAATAGCTATTAGAGGAGTGACACTAGAAGGTGCATCATTAGGATTAAATACATTATTTACACCAGATTGGTCAAAAGTGTTAGATCCTAAAGTTTGGGTAGCTGCATATGGCCAAGTATTCTTTTCGTTAAGCTTAGCAATGGGAATAATGATAACATATTCAAGTTATTTGCCTAAGAAAACTGATATTAATAATAGTGCATTTATGACAGCTTTTGCAAACTGTGGCTTTGAATTTTTGTGTGCTATAGCAGTCTTCGGAATATTAGGATATATGGCTAATGTTCAAGGGGTACCTGTATCAGAAGTTGTTTCAAGTGGAGTTGGTCTTGCTTTTGTAGTATTCCCAGAAGTATTTAGTGCTATGGGAAGTTGGGGAACTATTTTAGGCGTTTTATTCTTTGCATGTCTAATATTTGCAGGTATTACATCTACAGTTTCATTAACAGAAGCAGTATCAGCACCATTTGTAGATAAATTTGGATGGAAGCGTAACAAGGTAATAACAGTATTTTGTTTAATAGGTTTTTCAATAAGTTCAGCTTTTGCAAGTGGAGCAGGATTATATCTATTAGATATAATAGATAATTTTATAAATAATTATGGAATAGTAGTTGTTGGATTATTAGAGGTAACTTTAGTAGGATGGATATTAAAGCCTTATACAATAAGAGAGCATACTAATGAGATATCATATTTCAGAATAGGAAAATGGTGGGATGTAACAGTTAAGTATGTAACACCAGCAATATTGATATTTATGTTAATACAAAGTTTAATTACAGAAATTAAATCTCCATATGGTGGATATTCATTATCAGCATTATTTATGTATGGATGGAGTGTAATATTAATAGGAATAGTATCAGCAATTATTATTACTAAAAGGCCTTGGAAGAATAAGAATATGAGTAATTTTGATAATTAA